A window of Ictidomys tridecemlineatus isolate mIctTri1 chromosome 15, mIctTri1.hap1, whole genome shotgun sequence contains these coding sequences:
- the Hcst gene encoding hematopoietic cell signal transducer isoform X1 encodes MTPPGHILLLLLLPAAAAQMSTGEPSRPTFDPGTSGSCSGCGPLSPLLLAGLVAADAIMSLIIVGVVLVCARPRPGRRLNHENDKIYINVPGRG; translated from the exons ATGACCCCTCCAGGCCACATACTGCTCCTGCTTTTGCTCCCAG CTGCTGCTGCCCAGATGTCCACAGGTGAGCCATCGCGCCCTACCTTTGACCCTGGAACTTCAG GTTCCTGTTCCGGATGTGGGCCCCTCTCCCCACTTCTCCTGGCGGGCCTGGTGGCTGCAGATGCCATCATGTCACTGATAATTGTGGGGGTGGTGTTGGTGTGTGCCCGCCCACGCCCAGGCCGCAGGCTCAACCATG aaaatGACAAAATCTACATCAACGTGCCTGGCAGAGGCTGA
- the Tyrobp gene encoding TYRO protein tyrosine kinase-binding protein, translated as MEDLDPSWRLLVLLLLTVAGLSPVQAQNECNCSPVSAGVLAGIVLGDLVLTLLIALAVYSLGRLVPRGRGTAAGTQKQHITEMESPYQELQGQRSDVYSDLNTQRQYYK; from the exons ATGGAGGACCTGGATCCCTCGTGGCGGCTCCTGGTCCTTCTCCTCCTGACTGTGGCTG GTCTCAGTCCTGTCCAGGCTCAGAATG AATGCAACTGCTCCCCAGTGAGCGCCGGCGTGCTGGCGGGGATCGTGCTGGGGGACCTGGTGCTGACCCTGCTCATCGCCCTGGCCGTGTACTCACTAGGTCGGCTTGTCCCTCGGGGACGAGGAACTGCAGCAG GGACCCAGAAACAGCACATCACTGAGATGGAGTCACCTTATCAG GAGCTCCAGGGTCAGAGGTCAGATGTCTACAGTGACCTCAACACACAGAGGCAGTATTACAAATGA
- the Hcst gene encoding hematopoietic cell signal transducer isoform X2, translating to MTPPGHILLLLLLPAAAAQMSTGSCSGCGPLSPLLLAGLVAADAIMSLIIVGVVLVCARPRPGRRLNHENDKIYINVPGRG from the exons ATGACCCCTCCAGGCCACATACTGCTCCTGCTTTTGCTCCCAG CTGCTGCTGCCCAGATGTCCACAG GTTCCTGTTCCGGATGTGGGCCCCTCTCCCCACTTCTCCTGGCGGGCCTGGTGGCTGCAGATGCCATCATGTCACTGATAATTGTGGGGGTGGTGTTGGTGTGTGCCCGCCCACGCCCAGGCCGCAGGCTCAACCATG aaaatGACAAAATCTACATCAACGTGCCTGGCAGAGGCTGA